The Anolis sagrei isolate rAnoSag1 chromosome Y, rAnoSag1.mat, whole genome shotgun sequence genome contains a region encoding:
- the LOC137095586 gene encoding uncharacterized protein produces the protein MDKANKKLATVMPLGQVREFIGTQVEGGQKERQFRPAFTHVPFTSSDLFNWKTHTTPFSTDPGPMTDVFTNIVNTHDPTWQDCQQLMTSLLTTEERKRVLAAMKRQTEARRNAAVNLADHMRENCPETDPQWDPNTADQLTRIRQYGQLMIQGLAEAGKKPTNLSKVKEIKQGADESPGAYLERLLSAYTQYTPFNPAEEANRNMVNATFVEQSAPDIRRKLQKLDGFAGMNMSQLLDIANRVMANRDQEEKRDKQRQMRAQAVCLAAALREWNPEIRQSRGQSRG, from the coding sequence ATGGACAAGGCAAACAAGAAATTGGCTACAGTAATGCCCCTTGGTCAAGTGAGGGAATTCATAGGGACCCAAGTTGAAGGTGGACAAAAAGAGCGTCAGTTCCGGCCAGCTTTTACGCATGTGCCATTTACCAGCTCAGATCTTTTCAATTGGAAAACACACACCACCCCCTTCTCTACAGATCCAGGACCAATGACAGATGTTTTCACTAATATTGTCAATACACATGACCCTACATGGCAGGACTGTCAGCAGTTGATGACGTCCCTCCTTACTACGGAGGAACGTAAAAGGGTCTTAGCAGCTATGAAGCGGCAGACTGAGGCTAGGAGAAATGCTGCTGTTAACCTAGCTGACCACATGAGGGAGAATTGTCCAGAGACTGATCCACAATGGGATCCTAATACAGCAGACCAATTGACTCGAATTCGTCAGTATGGCCAGTTAATGATCCAAGGCCTTGCAGAAGCTGGGAAAAAGCCTACTAACTTATCtaaagtaaaagaaataaagCAAGGTGCCGATGAAAGCCCAGGCGCCTACCTGGAAAGGCTGTTAAGTGCCTACACACAATACACGCCTTTCAACCCCGCAGAGGAAGCCAATAGAAACATGGTGAATGCAACTTTTGTAGAACAAAGCGCCCCAGATATTAGAAGAAAGCTACAGAAATTGGATGGGTTTGCTGGAATGAACATGTCTCAATTACTTGACATTGCTAATAGAGTCATGGCAAATAGAgatcaggaagagaagagggataaacagaggcagatgagaGCTCAAGCCGTTTGCTTGGCTGCAGCACTGAGGGAATGGAACCCAGAAATAAGGCAAAGCAGAGGGCAAAGCAGAGGGTGA